In Gemella massiliensis, a single window of DNA contains:
- a CDS encoding S1 RNA-binding domain-containing protein codes for MEKDIIGKEISGKIVKVENYGLFVEFDNNQGFLPKQNMNIGKKKKLIDVFSFGFIVKARVINLKKDCYILSQKDKINDEKNVEKKAPFKKEKVKKKKIKKEKIYNIEKEEINQEPKIEKTKITDLHKLKYLGNMKISVKKGKKAIIELTQEKEEKQEFLEIPEGFLEKIITTTESKIKKFENIKQELLEKGCLDSRGQSDEF; via the coding sequence ATGGAAAAAGATATTATAGGAAAAGAAATTTCCGGAAAAATTGTAAAAGTTGAAAACTATGGCTTGTTTGTTGAGTTTGATAACAATCAAGGATTTTTACCAAAGCAAAATATGAATATTGGGAAAAAGAAAAAATTGATTGATGTTTTTTCTTTTGGTTTTATTGTTAAAGCAAGGGTGATAAATTTAAAAAAAGATTGCTATATTCTCAGTCAAAAGGATAAAATAAATGACGAAAAGAATGTGGAGAAAAAAGCACCTTTTAAAAAAGAAAAAGTAAAAAAGAAAAAAATAAAAAAAGAGAAGATATATAATATAGAAAAAGAAGAAATAAATCAAGAACCTAAAATTGAAAAAACCAAAATAACAGATTTGCATAAACTGAAATATTTAGGTAATATGAAAATATCTGTTAAAAAAGGAAAAAAAGCTATAATAGAGTTAACACAAGAAAAAGAAGAGAAGCAAGAATTTTTAGAAATTCCCGAAGGTTTTTTAGAAAAAATAATAACGACAACAGAATCAAAAATAAAAAAATTTGAAAATATAAAGCAAGAATTGTTAGAAAAAGGTTGTTTAGATAGTAGAGGACAAAGTGATGAATTTTAA
- the tilS gene encoding tRNA lysidine(34) synthetase TilS yields MNFNILWDKKEKIALALSGGVDSIVLFHLLVTKYKNSYKELVVFHINHGLRSESFEEANFVEKFVGSYDVKFYKKELNMKTVVKKSHISEEMLARELRYKAFKEMAKMEKIDKILTAHHKNDRVENILMRLLSGRSIDYNLSIESKTIINGLNICRPLLDTLKEELEKYAVSERLTYYTDKTNFDTEYTRNNIRHNIVPLLNGINNASFDNLINFSEYYFNVNTILKEYILKRKDTYIKESSKNFVELDKEKLLLLKREEIFFIFKEIFIDNFCVYDIKQRTLFKIIEDLKQRGGNKSYDVKNNFKIVVEYDSIYIHKIVKKCYNGKIELIIDKIEDNKEYEFYQNKFLISTNTEGAELGFNKEDLPLIITTRRQGDVVKRGNINKKLSRLFIDEKIPASLRDELAVVRSGNSILGVLGIGTKVNKNIKYDYYIKTKG; encoded by the coding sequence ATGAATTTTAATATTTTGTGGGACAAAAAAGAGAAGATAGCATTAGCGCTTTCCGGTGGTGTAGATTCTATTGTTTTGTTTCATCTTTTGGTGACAAAATATAAAAATAGCTATAAAGAACTTGTAGTTTTCCATATTAACCATGGGTTAAGGAGTGAATCTTTTGAAGAGGCGAACTTCGTTGAGAAATTTGTGGGCAGTTATGATGTGAAATTTTATAAAAAAGAATTAAATATGAAAACAGTTGTTAAAAAATCACATATTTCTGAGGAAATGTTGGCACGTGAGCTAAGATATAAAGCATTTAAAGAAATGGCAAAAATGGAAAAAATTGATAAAATTTTAACAGCTCATCATAAAAACGATAGAGTTGAAAATATTTTAATGAGATTGCTAAGTGGGCGAAGTATTGATTACAACCTTTCAATAGAAAGTAAGACAATAATAAACGGTTTAAATATTTGTAGACCGCTCTTAGATACTTTAAAAGAAGAATTGGAAAAATATGCCGTAAGTGAGAGATTAACATATTATACTGATAAAACAAATTTCGATACCGAATATACAAGAAACAACATTCGCCATAATATAGTTCCTCTGTTAAACGGCATTAATAATGCCAGTTTTGATAATCTTATTAATTTTTCGGAGTATTATTTCAATGTGAATACTATTCTAAAAGAGTATATCTTAAAAAGAAAAGATACTTACATAAAAGAAAGTTCAAAAAATTTTGTAGAGCTTGATAAAGAAAAATTACTTTTATTAAAAAGAGAAGAAATATTTTTTATTTTTAAAGAGATTTTTATAGATAATTTTTGTGTTTATGACATCAAACAACGAACTTTGTTTAAGATAATAGAAGATTTAAAACAAAGGGGAGGCAATAAAAGTTATGATGTGAAAAATAATTTTAAAATAGTAGTAGAATATGATAGTATATATATTCATAAAATTGTGAAAAAGTGTTATAATGGTAAAATAGAATTAATTATAGATAAAATTGAAGATAATAAAGAGTATGAATTTTATCAAAATAAGTTTCTAATATCAACAAATACCGAAGGTGCAGAGCTTGGATTTAATAAAGAAGATTTACCACTTATTATTACAACAAGGCGTCAAGGAGATGTAGTAAAGAGAGGCAATATTAATAAGAAATTGTCAAGATTATTTATTGATGAAAAGATTCCGGCAAGCTTGCGTGATGAGTTGGCGGTTGTAAGGAGTGGAAATAGTATTTTGGGAGTTTTAGGTATCGGTACTAAGGTTAACAAAAATATAAAATATGACTATTACATAAAAACGAAAGGATAA